From a single bacterium genomic region:
- a CDS encoding tetratricopeptide repeat protein — MPKFSRRSKVAFFWLAALALTATVHGAKDKLKLLEEANELFKQGEAEYEKEDFEAAIEKFEKCLAKDPENADAQFNIGVCYTDLGEPEKALEAYRKTLAVDSHYHHAYFNMGRIYHLRKDFVQAIVYYEKALAEDPYSPDLLYNYAHALMEGGRVEEAVEAWDRYLTIAEQLPEEAKWVERAKEYLATLESVSGGTTEDEKD, encoded by the coding sequence ATGCCGAAATTTAGTCGCCGATCGAAAGTCGCCTTTTTCTGGTTGGCCGCCCTCGCGTTGACGGCAACGGTACACGGCGCCAAGGATAAACTAAAGCTCTTGGAGGAAGCCAACGAGCTGTTCAAACAGGGTGAGGCGGAGTACGAAAAGGAAGACTTCGAAGCGGCTATAGAAAAATTTGAAAAATGCCTCGCCAAGGACCCCGAAAACGCCGACGCCCAGTTCAACATCGGCGTTTGTTACACCGACCTGGGCGAGCCCGAAAAAGCCCTCGAGGCGTACCGCAAGACGCTCGCCGTCGACTCCCATTACCACCACGCCTACTTCAATATGGGCCGGATATACCACCTCCGCAAGGACTTCGTCCAGGCCATCGTCTACTACGAAAAAGCCCTCGCCGAAGACCCCTACTCCCCCGACCTCTTGTACAACTACGCCCACGCGCTGATGGAAGGGGGGCGCGTGGAAGAAGCCGTCGAGGCCTGGGACCGCTACCTGACCATAGCGGAGCAGCTCCCGGAAGAGGCCAAATGGGTGGAACGCGCCAAGGAGTACCTGGCGACGCTGGAGAGCGTTTCGGGGGGGACGACGGAAGATGAAAAAGACTAA
- a CDS encoding tetratricopeptide repeat protein translates to MPAKNLKKTGILIIPLVISVALAAADRPGGELLSSADELRLRGAHEEALAYYEQVLAEDPASPAAWAGAAASLEALDEARALAVLAEALGEPKAAVPAPALAVLADGWARRGATEKALKLLAAEPEAGTGRYYLVRGQINLARGELPGAIKEFKKARAAGDAAAPYYLAEALLETGHYDEADVYLNEFLDVFPYVAEARCARAEVYFRRGESERAAEELTEALALDRRNKRALFDLATVAASRGDYGEAIRRYGDVVELDAGEERALYLIAKAYEHVDPPVAAQKLEEYRRRFK, encoded by the coding sequence GTGCCGGCAAAAAACCTTAAAAAGACGGGAATCCTCATAATCCCGCTCGTTATTTCGGTAGCACTGGCCGCCGCGGACCGTCCCGGCGGCGAGCTCTTGTCGTCGGCCGACGAGCTCAGGTTGCGGGGCGCGCACGAGGAAGCGCTCGCGTACTACGAGCAGGTTCTGGCGGAGGACCCGGCTTCGCCCGCGGCCTGGGCCGGCGCCGCGGCCTCGTTGGAGGCCCTCGACGAAGCGCGGGCGCTGGCGGTGCTCGCGGAGGCCTTGGGCGAGCCCAAGGCCGCCGTACCCGCTCCCGCATTGGCCGTCCTCGCCGACGGTTGGGCGCGGCGGGGCGCAACCGAGAAAGCGTTGAAGTTGTTGGCGGCCGAACCCGAAGCCGGAACCGGCCGCTACTACCTCGTCCGGGGTCAAATAAACCTCGCCCGGGGGGAATTGCCGGGAGCGATAAAAGAATTCAAAAAAGCGCGGGCCGCGGGCGACGCCGCGGCGCCTTACTACCTGGCCGAGGCGCTGCTCGAGACCGGCCACTACGATGAGGCCGACGTCTATTTGAACGAATTCCTCGACGTATTCCCGTACGTCGCGGAGGCCAGGTGCGCTCGAGCCGAGGTCTACTTCCGCCGCGGCGAAAGCGAACGCGCCGCCGAGGAACTAACCGAAGCCCTGGCGCTCGACCGCCGTAATAAACGCGCCCTCTTCGACCTCGCGACCGTCGCGGCGTCGAGGGGCGACTACGGCGAAGCCATACGCCGCTACGGCGACGTCGTCGAACTCGACGCCGGCGAGGAGCGAGCGCTCTACCTCATCGCCAAAGCGTACGAGCACGTCGACCCGCCGGTCGCCGCTCAGAAGTTGGAAGAGTACCGCCGCCGCTTCAAATAA
- a CDS encoding tetratricopeptide repeat protein, with product MKKTKPLSGRLAACAVVWAAVICSGPAGAAPAGDVVQAKGLIEAGRGEEAINILTAACYARADELAPHFYLAYCYGVAGNLEEARAEYEICARCDPDRPEIHYNLGVILNKMGLYQAAAEAFEEALLLDPGLVAANFNCGLSHYYAHEPVPAIKFYREARALAPEDISILYWLALAYEEIDQRVALSIWEDYVRQTVNVAAETPNLKSARNHISALRAGKKP from the coding sequence ATGAAAAAGACTAAACCCCTCTCCGGCCGCCTCGCGGCCTGCGCCGTCGTATGGGCCGCGGTTATATGTTCGGGCCCGGCCGGCGCCGCGCCCGCCGGCGACGTCGTCCAAGCGAAGGGATTGATCGAGGCGGGACGGGGGGAGGAGGCCATAAACATATTGACGGCGGCGTGCTATGCGCGCGCCGACGAGCTCGCGCCCCATTTCTATCTGGCGTACTGCTACGGCGTCGCCGGGAACCTGGAGGAGGCCCGCGCCGAATACGAGATATGCGCCCGCTGCGACCCGGACCGCCCCGAAATCCACTACAACTTAGGCGTAATATTGAACAAAATGGGCTTGTATCAAGCGGCGGCGGAAGCCTTCGAGGAAGCGCTGCTGTTGGACCCCGGCCTCGTCGCCGCCAATTTCAATTGTGGCCTTTCCCATTATTATGCCCACGAGCCGGTGCCGGCCATAAAGTTCTACCGGGAAGCGCGCGCCTTGGCCCCGGAAGATATATCGATCCTATATTGGCTCGCACTAGCCTACGAAGAGATCGACCAACGCGTAGCCCTCTCAATATGGGAAGACTACGTCCGTCAAACCGTCAACGTGGCCGCCGAGACGCCCAACCTAAAATCGGCCCGTAACCATATTTCCGCCTTACGTGCCGGCAAAAAACCTTAA
- the mnmA gene encoding tRNA 2-thiouridine(34) synthase MnmA — MAEKTLVAMSGGVDSAAAALTLKRRGCDVAGVTLRLYDARARSGRWCCSPAGVREAAALAKHIGIPHYVLDFRDEFRRAVVDDFVAEYARGRTPNPCVRCNSIVKFDYLLRRARAMGFDAVATGHYVRREYDEEASRYVLRRAVDAAKDQSYFLWATPRECLPAILFPVGGLLKTEVRALLAEVTKAAADKPESQDICFVEDGSYADLVEGAGDVGGEAGPIVDERGNVLGEHAGIARYTVGQRRGLGVAGGTRLYVKEIDAATNTVVLAEGPALASSRFRVGDVNWLLPPDGDEVRATVMVRYRDPGAAATLRRLTPATWAVTFDEPRRAIAPGQSAAFYDGDALLGGGVIDEVSP, encoded by the coding sequence ATGGCCGAAAAGACCCTAGTAGCGATGTCCGGCGGCGTAGACAGCGCCGCGGCGGCGTTGACGCTCAAGCGCCGGGGCTGCGACGTTGCCGGCGTTACGCTCCGCCTCTACGACGCCCGGGCGCGTTCGGGCCGCTGGTGCTGCTCGCCCGCGGGCGTGCGGGAGGCGGCGGCGCTCGCGAAACATATCGGCATCCCGCACTACGTCCTCGACTTCCGCGACGAGTTCCGGCGGGCCGTGGTGGACGATTTCGTCGCCGAGTACGCGCGCGGCCGGACGCCGAACCCGTGCGTCCGCTGCAACAGCATCGTGAAGTTCGACTACTTGTTGCGCCGCGCGCGGGCGATGGGCTTCGACGCCGTCGCGACCGGCCACTACGTCCGCCGCGAGTACGACGAGGAGGCGTCCCGATACGTGCTTCGCCGCGCGGTGGACGCCGCCAAGGACCAGTCGTACTTCCTGTGGGCCACGCCGCGCGAGTGCTTGCCGGCGATTCTGTTCCCGGTCGGCGGCCTCCTGAAAACCGAAGTCCGCGCCCTCCTGGCCGAAGTGACGAAGGCCGCGGCAGATAAACCCGAGAGCCAGGACATCTGCTTCGTCGAGGACGGCTCGTACGCCGACCTCGTCGAGGGAGCGGGCGACGTGGGGGGCGAAGCCGGCCCCATCGTGGACGAGAGAGGCAACGTGCTGGGCGAGCACGCCGGCATCGCCCGCTACACCGTAGGCCAGCGGCGGGGCCTGGGCGTCGCCGGCGGAACCCGTTTGTACGTAAAAGAGATAGACGCCGCGACGAACACCGTCGTACTGGCCGAGGGGCCGGCGCTGGCCTCGAGCCGGTTCCGCGTCGGCGACGTGAATTGGCTGCTCCCGCCCGACGGGGACGAAGTGCGGGCCACCGTGATGGTGCGCTACCGGGACCCGGGCGCGGCGGCGACGCTGCGCCGGTTGACCCCGGCGACGTGGGCGGTGACGTTCGACGAGCCGCGGCGCGCCATAGCGCCCGGCCAATCCGCGGCCTTCTACGACGGCGACGCCCTGCTCGGCGGCGGCGTTATCGACGAGGTCTCTCCGTAA